From the genome of Glycine max cultivar Williams 82 chromosome 2, Glycine_max_v4.0, whole genome shotgun sequence, one region includes:
- the LOC112999516 gene encoding uncharacterized protein has product MAANIFSVRGSKIRSWERCSKQVRQQRTRLYIIWRCTVLLLCSHE; this is encoded by the coding sequence ATGGCAGCTAATATATTCTCTGTTAGGGGTTCAAAGATTCGGTCATGGGAGAGGTGTTCAAAACAAGTTCGGCAGCAGAGGACAAGGCTTTACATAATCTGGAGATGCACTGTGTTACTATTGTGCTCGCACGAGTGA
- the LOC100789476 gene encoding uncharacterized protein: MGFNSVYRSLQEIFPQVDPRLLRAVAIEHPKDADLAAGIVIAEVIPFMSKKLPAAIPPQHNNYVASLNVEVESEEEGNRLRHRQLVDDVTVGPSSAPHSISVEVIKTADYSFVPDLNEALDKSTMSNDGTDKFLEMNDIKELDIYQNAEDNFSGETLNEIAQEMSNGFSQEDNENFERRFVDVDCENLISSGICQEMEPKHNNLSKEAASNNGDGNRIGNDSNEMGWLEVVSSLVDDYDATTSHRLEECETYLIELETSEAPKVCHVQGDALNYKDSLQSELVAGSSSTGDNTSDVEDDIGAKNAGSQYSHVCRIDLLEEIIDEAKTNKKMLFSSMESLINLMREVELQEKAAEQANMEAATGGSNILARIEEYKTMVVQANEANDMHSGEVYGEKAILTTELKELQSRLLGLSDERDRSLAILDEIRHILEVRLAAAEELRKAAEQLKLEKEESARKALVEQERLVEKVVHESQRLQQEAEENSKLQEFLIDRGRVVDMLQGEISVICQDIKLLKEKFDANLPLSKSFTSSQTSCKLASSGSSHKTLASDAGSEHSESSEIRKTSRTASIESLSSKSGHDEEEKSKADHNALLDDGWYILSD; this comes from the exons ATGGGTTTCAATTCTGTCTATAGAAGCTTGCAGGAGATATTTCCGCAG GTTGATCCCAGGCTACTGAGAGCTGTGGCTATTGAACACCCAAAGGATGCTGATCTAGCGGCTGGAATAGTTATTGCAGAAGTCATCCCATTCATGTCCAAAAAATTACCTGCTGCAATTCCTCCACAGCACAATAACTATGTAGCCTCACTAAATGTTGAAG TTGAAAGTGAGGAGGAAGGCAATAGGTTGAGGCACCGTCAGCTTGTTGATGACGTAACTGTGGGGCCTTCCTCTGCTCCACATTCTATATCTGTAGAAGTTATCAAAACAGCTGATTATTCTTTTGTACCAGATCTGAATGAGGCTCTGGACAAGTCTACAATGTCAAATGATGGTACTGATAAATTTCTTGAAATGAATGATATTAAGGAGCTAGATATTTACCAGAATGCTGAAGATAACTTCAGTGGAGAGACCTTGAATGAGATTGCTCAGGAGATGTCAAATGGCTTTAGTCAGGAAGATAATGAAAATTTTGAGAGACGATTTGTTGATGTTGATTGTGAAAATTTGATATCTTCTGGTATTTGTCAAGAGATGGAACCTAAGCATAATAACCTTAGCAAGGAGGCTGCTTCCAATAATGGTGATGGCAATAGAATTGGAAACGATTCAAATGAAATGGGGTGGTTAGAAGTTGTAAGTTCTTTAGTTGATGATTATGATGCCACTACAAGTCACAGATTGGAAGAATGTGAAACATACTTGATTGAGTTGGAAACTTCAGAGGCTCCAAAAGTTTGTCATGTTCAAGGCGAtgcattaaattataaagatagtCTTCAATCAGAATTGGTTGCTGGTTCTTCTAGTACTGGTGACAATACTAGTGATGTCGAAGATGATATTGGTGCAAAGAATGCAGGTAGCCAATATAGTCATGTATGCAGGATTGATCTGCTTGAGGAAATCATTGATGAGGCAAAAACTAACAAG AAAATGTTGTTTTCATCAATGGAATCTCTTATCAACTTAatgagagaagtggaacttcaGGAGAAAGCTGCAGAGCAGGCTAATATGGAAGCTGCTACTGGAGGGTCTAATATTCTGGCCAGGATAGAAGAGTACAAAACTATGGTGGTGCAAGCTAACGAAGCGAATGACATG CATTCTGGAGAAGTTTATGGGGAAAAAGCAATTCTCACAACTGAACTGAAGGAACTTCAATCACGCTTGCTCGGCTTGTCTGATGAAAGGGACAGGTCTCTTGCAATTCTCGATGAG ATCCGCCACATTCTTGAAGTGCGACTAGCTGCAGCAGAAGAACTGAGGAAAGCAGCTGAGCAACTAAAGCTGGAAAAGGAGGAATCTGCACGGAAGGCTCTTGTTGAACAGGAGAGACTGGTGGAGAAGGTAGTACACGAATCACAAAGACTACAGCAGGAGGCAGAGGAGAATTCAAAG TTACAGGAGTTCCTAATTGATCGTGGGCGGGTTGTTGATATGTTGCA AGGAGAAATCTCTGTTATATGTCAGGATATTAAGCTTCTAAAAGAGAAATTTGATGCAAATCTTCCACTGAGTAAATCCTTCACCTCAAGCCAGACTAGTTGCAAGTTAGCTTCATCAGGATCTTCCCACAAAACATTGGCATCTGATGCAGGTTCCGAGCATAGTGAGTCATCTGAAATACGGAAGACAAGCCGGACAGCCTCAATTGAAAGCCTTTCTTCCAAGAGTGGGCACGACGAGGAAGAAAAATCCAAAGCTGATCACAATGCTCTTCTTGATGATGGGTGGTATATTTTGTCGGACTGA